The sequence TCCTGCTTATCTAAAATACGATAATGATGACTAATTAAGTTCTGTTGCAAGCGGAAATCACTTGTAGATTCAATATCTTTCCACCAGATCTTACCACCCATCGTCTTATCTCCTGGCATAGCCTGATTATCGGAAATAATTAACTGAAGAAAATCGACAGGGTTATCGCCAATAATGGAAAACAGCAACGAACTGTGTTGAAACAAAGCACAGAAGGCAGCCACGGTGGTCCAATTAGCTGTCGTTCTTCCCTTTTCAATTTGCACAAGCGTTTTTTTGGAAATCCCTAGTATTTCAGCCATTTTGTCTTGAGAAAAACCTTGTTCTGTTCGAACTAACTTCATATTGTCAGATATCAGCTT is a genomic window of Gracilibacillus salinarum containing:
- a CDS encoding helix-turn-helix domain-containing protein, which gives rise to MEKMQFVKLISDNMKLVRTEQGFSQDKMAEILGISKKTLVQIEKGRTTANWTTVAAFCALFQHSSLLFSIIGDNPVDFLQLIISDNQAMPGDKTMGGKIWWKDIESTSDFRLQQNLISHHYRILDKQDYRWHSSFDKEISLKRLNEIQIDKKNV